Proteins encoded together in one Columba livia isolate bColLiv1 breed racing homer chromosome 3, bColLiv1.pat.W.v2, whole genome shotgun sequence window:
- the MTFR2 gene encoding mitochondrial fission regulator 2, with the protein MALVLDLLRRVLEYFGWPPDQAIFLESRIFGRSISHTVRTCLPSAIASRRHFQQLYAVLRKCQVKVTSFYQKKEYGSTRSVVRRLGTILSLKLSPRPYFQLVQDPSPLSYHEQSRGPAPVAPSLADVLWVANDEGQAYTRLRTELWRKEKSTAYCDLHPSVGSIKSVPKNITQKDSLVDQVALQKISALEDELTFLRMQIAAIVSAQTLGSVPSKLFKTFNTPDGFYPVPAMTSTPLSVSHNHFVIPSPPPLPSGAPSGVGASNSAIELIKQRRATRNSGSTAADSADPQRTKTVPSMMDVLKDLNKVQLRATERSPGGTPLSRPKKRQSSGWDPVAVLTHALKQKFAHRDDEDDSLDKENRSFESSPFSSPEIPLVGHCSLKPNAKSSLIRTDEVDQVSTWKVRAHI; encoded by the exons ATGGCGCTGGTGCTGGATCTCCTCAGGCGGGTGCTGGAGTACTTCGGCTGGCCGCCCGACCAG GCCATATTTTTGGAAAGTCGCATATTCGGCAGGAGTATCAGTCATACAGTCAGAACGTGCCTTCCCTCAGCAATCGCATCAAGAAGGCATTTCCAGCAGTTATATGCAGTCCTAAGGAAGTGTCAAGTCAAG GTCACATCTTTTTACCAAAAGAAGGAATATGGATCTACTCGAAGTGTTGTTCGTAGACTTGGAACAATTCTTTCCTTAAAGCTCTCCCCAAGACCTTATTTTCAA cttGTTCAAGACCCAAGTCCATTGAGTTACCATGAACAAAGTAGAGGTCCAGCTCCTGTAGCCCCATCACTTGCTGATGTCCTGTGGGTGGCAAATGATGAGGGACAAGCATATACTAGACTTAG GACTGAAttatggagaaaagaaaaaagtacagcTTATTGTGACCTACATCCATCTGTAGGTTCAATAAAAAGTGTTCCAAAAAACATTACACAAAAGGACAGCCTTGTTGATCAAGTAGCCCTACAGAAGATTTCTGCGCTTGAAGATGAGCTGACTTTTCTTCGCATGCAGATTGCTGCGATTGTTTCAGCGCAGACATTGGGAAGCGTTCCCTCAA AACTCTTTAAAACATTCAACACTCCAGATGGATTTTACCCAGTGCCAGCCATGACTTCTACACCATTGTCTGTGTCTCACAATCACTTTGTAATCCCCTCACCTCCTCCGCTTCCTTCTGGTGCACCATCTGGTGTTGGTGCTAGTAATTCAGCAATTGAACTTATAAAACAACGTCGTGCTACAAGAAACAGTGGTTCAACTGCAGCTGATAGTGCTGATCCCCAGAGGACAAAGACTGTTCCTAGTATGATGGATGTTTTGAAAGACCTAAACAAAGTTCAGCTGAGAGCTACTGAGAG gTCACCTGGAGGTACTCCTCTTTCTAGACCCAAAAAGAGGCAAAGTTCAGGTTGGGATCCAGTTGCTGTACTAACTCATGCACTAAAGCAGAAATTTGCACATAGAGATGATGAAGATGATTCTTTGGACAAAGAAAATCGATCTTTTGAAAGCTCCCCATTTTCTAGTCCAGAGATCCCACTG GTTGGACATTGCAGTCTGAAGCCAAATGCAAAATCGAGCCTTATAAGAACTGATGAAGTTGATCAGGTATCAACGTGGAAAGTGAGAGCTCATATTTAA